The Victivallis lenta genome includes a window with the following:
- a CDS encoding sugar-binding protein has translation MQIDRYGQFTHLNFPEKVTSDAQLKADIAADEAYYASFPLPERTFWGGLPGSREKYGLTATGFFHLEKVDKLGGRIVLVEPEGNLYFHIGMSVTQPGNEFTRFKGRENIYEWIPEAEGIFKPARTDVTVSFYLANYIRKFGSYDLAAWQRQMIERCRRWGFNSHGAFTSIFGNNADTGFAVTACLERYMKQAPFHLVSADFIDPFDPYNAGLLEKVFAQKMKKYIGKPELIGYYTENERFYSSVITDLLASEKSSPAKERFVSLMRDRYKNDIAAFNRNWQSSFASFDEVAAASLAANTPAANSDAAAFEEVFFDAFYKLLAGTLKKIDPDHLFLGERMLIGQTYNSAVIKAMGKYCDIFSINYYTDEFSHDEIKRLAELSGRPLLLSEWSYGSPEQGLFGVRNVENQEERGKAYSRYAENAAASPYVIGHQYFALLDESNTGRGWEDFNGERFNLGFVNVCDRPYKTFITHAAKSNNLTYDLIEGKATPPELSQAKAIRAEKYVLTVGKVKPGAKIDGNRAKYPGRPGEVLRRSVDGKTGNTADFICGWDENYLYILYTVPDTTPATNNHKRHVCLGDGIELFFGTDLTSTGRMQPGDRQLLVRATPGNDPGYLWCVNGATLHKAQVPLRLCRVSADGKSWSMELAVPWKELGIKPEAGVRLRFDTAVVLSTAQNDERGDKLVWNGLEENYCCRDFWGQMVLEN, from the coding sequence GTGCAGATTGACCGTTACGGACAATTCACCCATTTGAACTTTCCGGAAAAGGTCACATCCGACGCACAGCTCAAGGCGGATATCGCGGCAGATGAGGCGTATTACGCATCGTTTCCGTTGCCGGAACGCACCTTCTGGGGCGGTTTACCCGGTTCGCGCGAAAAATACGGTTTGACTGCGACCGGTTTTTTCCATCTGGAAAAAGTCGATAAGCTCGGTGGACGGATCGTTCTTGTCGAGCCGGAAGGGAATCTCTATTTCCACATCGGCATGAGCGTCACCCAGCCCGGAAACGAGTTCACCCGTTTCAAAGGGCGCGAAAATATTTACGAGTGGATCCCGGAAGCGGAGGGTATTTTCAAACCGGCGCGCACCGATGTGACAGTTTCGTTTTACCTTGCGAACTACATCCGCAAATTCGGTTCTTACGATCTTGCCGCATGGCAAAGACAGATGATCGAACGCTGCCGCCGCTGGGGATTCAACTCTCACGGCGCATTCACCTCGATCTTCGGAAACAATGCCGATACTGGTTTCGCCGTGACCGCCTGTCTCGAACGCTACATGAAACAAGCGCCGTTTCATCTGGTTTCGGCTGATTTCATCGATCCCTTTGACCCGTACAACGCCGGGCTGCTGGAAAAAGTCTTTGCCCAAAAAATGAAAAAATATATCGGCAAACCCGAATTGATCGGCTATTACACCGAAAACGAACGCTTTTACAGCAGTGTCATCACCGATCTGCTCGCCTCGGAAAAATCTTCTCCGGCGAAAGAACGTTTCGTTTCGCTGATGCGCGACCGTTACAAAAACGACATTGCCGCATTCAACCGGAACTGGCAGAGCAGTTTTGCTTCGTTCGATGAGGTTGCCGCCGCTTCGCTGGCGGCGAATACTCCCGCGGCGAACTCCGATGCGGCGGCATTTGAAGAAGTGTTTTTCGACGCATTCTACAAACTGCTTGCCGGAACACTCAAAAAGATCGACCCCGACCATCTGTTCCTGGGCGAACGCATGCTCATTGGGCAGACCTACAACTCCGCCGTCATCAAGGCGATGGGGAAATACTGCGATATTTTCAGCATCAATTACTACACCGATGAATTTTCGCACGATGAAATCAAACGTCTGGCTGAACTCAGCGGCCGCCCGCTTCTGCTTTCCGAATGGAGTTACGGTTCGCCGGAGCAGGGGCTTTTCGGCGTCCGTAATGTGGAAAATCAAGAAGAGCGCGGCAAAGCGTACAGCCGTTACGCCGAAAATGCCGCTGCCTCGCCCTATGTGATCGGCCACCAGTACTTTGCGCTGCTTGACGAATCCAACACCGGACGCGGTTGGGAGGATTTCAACGGCGAACGTTTCAACCTCGGCTTCGTCAATGTTTGCGACCGCCCGTACAAGACTTTTATCACACACGCGGCAAAATCCAACAATCTGACCTATGATCTGATTGAAGGCAAGGCTACGCCGCCAGAACTTTCGCAAGCTAAAGCGATCCGCGCCGAAAAATATGTTCTTACGGTCGGCAAGGTCAAACCGGGTGCGAAGATCGACGGCAACCGCGCCAAATATCCGGGCCGTCCCGGCGAAGTGCTCCGCCGGTCGGTCGACGGAAAAACAGGAAATACCGCAGACTTCATTTGCGGATGGGATGAAAATTACCTTTATATCCTTTATACCGTGCCGGATACGACTCCTGCGACAAACAATCATAAGCGTCATGTCTGTCTCGGAGACGGAATCGAACTCTTTTTTGGAACCGATCTGACTTCGACCGGCAGAATGCAACCCGGCGACCGTCAGCTGCTGGTGCGCGCCACCCCCGGAAATGATCCCGGATACTTGTGGTGCGTCAACGGCGCGACACTGCATAAAGCTCAAGTGCCGTTGCGGTTATGCCGGGTTTCCGCCGACGGGAAAAGCTGGAGCATGGAACTCGCTGTTCCATGGAAAGAGCTGGGCATCAAGCCGGAAGCCGGTGTACGTCTCCGCTTCGATACTGCTGTTGTGCTGAGTACTGCACAGAACGACGAACGCGGCGACAAGCTCGTCTGGAACGGGCTTGAGGAAAACTACTGCTGCCGCGATTTCTGGGGGCAGATGGTCTTGGAAAACTGA